Proteins from one Stenotrophomonas aracearum genomic window:
- a CDS encoding phosphoethanolamine transferase, whose protein sequence is MASANATQAAVQQDISARDAGAGVRLWSYLGGWRPELSQETLILACSLFFAAVSNGPFWKAAYALHPGNLLFSTALLGLLIAANGLLLSLLVWRWSAKPVITVLLVVTAMAVHYMTTYGVFMDADMVRNVLQTDVKESRELMTPSLLLPLLVFAALPAVAVWRVRITPRPALRTLWIRPVFMVALLVVGAGSVMLANADVASMLRNHREIKYLATPLNYIVGLQQNLRSSSPIRKAPRTPIAMDAVRVPSAAGAKPRLVVLVVGETVRAQNWGLNGYARQTTPELARIGVVNFPDMHSCGTSTEVSVPCMFSQLGRRNYDEKQIRSQQSLLNVLNTVGISTLWRDNQSGCKGVCEGTPFESVSDASDPALCAKGRCMDEILVKGLAEKMRATPGDKFVVLHQLGNHGPSYFQRYPDSFRQFTPPCENPELGNCPKEQIVNAYDNAILYTDHFLAKTIHELQAMEDYDTAMIYVSDHGESLGEKGLYLHGVPYAIAPPEQTSVPMVMWFSSRFSASRGLDTQCLEQRAMQRTDHDALFSSILGLMQVKTQAYDATQDVFAPCLRSAARA, encoded by the coding sequence ATGGCTTCAGCAAACGCAACACAGGCAGCGGTCCAGCAGGACATTTCCGCGCGCGACGCCGGTGCGGGCGTCCGTCTCTGGAGTTACCTGGGCGGCTGGCGACCCGAGCTCAGCCAGGAAACCCTGATCCTGGCCTGCAGCCTGTTCTTCGCGGCGGTCAGCAACGGTCCCTTCTGGAAGGCGGCCTATGCACTGCACCCCGGCAACCTGCTGTTCTCGACGGCGTTGCTGGGCCTGCTGATCGCGGCCAACGGCCTGCTGCTGTCCCTGCTGGTCTGGCGCTGGAGCGCCAAGCCGGTCATCACCGTGCTGCTGGTGGTCACCGCCATGGCCGTGCATTACATGACTACTTACGGGGTGTTCATGGACGCGGACATGGTGCGCAACGTGCTCCAGACCGACGTGAAGGAATCGCGGGAGCTGATGACGCCCAGCCTGCTGCTGCCGTTGCTGGTGTTCGCTGCGCTGCCGGCCGTAGCGGTGTGGCGGGTACGCATCACGCCGCGCCCTGCACTGCGCACGCTCTGGATCCGGCCGGTCTTCATGGTCGCGCTGCTGGTGGTGGGCGCGGGCAGCGTGATGCTGGCCAACGCCGATGTCGCTTCCATGCTGCGCAATCATCGCGAGATCAAGTACCTGGCGACCCCACTCAACTACATCGTTGGGCTGCAGCAGAACCTGCGTTCCAGTTCGCCGATCAGGAAGGCCCCCAGGACGCCGATCGCCATGGACGCGGTTCGCGTTCCTTCGGCGGCAGGCGCCAAGCCGCGACTGGTGGTCCTTGTCGTCGGTGAAACGGTGCGGGCGCAGAACTGGGGACTCAACGGCTACGCACGCCAGACAACGCCCGAGCTCGCCCGGATCGGCGTGGTCAACTTCCCGGACATGCATTCCTGCGGCACCAGCACCGAGGTGTCGGTTCCCTGCATGTTTTCCCAACTGGGCCGCCGCAACTACGACGAGAAACAGATCCGCTCGCAGCAGTCGCTGCTGAATGTCCTCAACACCGTGGGTATCAGCACTCTGTGGCGCGACAATCAGTCCGGCTGCAAGGGTGTCTGTGAGGGAACTCCGTTCGAGTCTGTCTCCGACGCCAGCGATCCGGCGCTCTGCGCCAAGGGCCGCTGCATGGACGAGATCCTGGTGAAGGGCCTGGCAGAGAAGATGCGCGCTACCCCGGGTGACAAGTTCGTCGTGCTGCACCAGCTCGGCAACCACGGTCCCAGCTACTTCCAACGTTACCCCGACAGCTTCCGCCAGTTCACGCCGCCATGCGAGAACCCGGAGCTGGGGAACTGCCCGAAGGAGCAGATCGTGAACGCGTACGACAACGCGATTCTGTACACCGACCATTTCCTGGCCAAAACCATCCATGAGCTGCAGGCCATGGAGGACTACGACACGGCGATGATCTACGTCTCCGACCACGGCGAGTCGCTGGGTGAGAAGGGCCTCTACCTGCATGGCGTTCCGTATGCCATTGCGCCGCCGGAACAGACCTCGGTGCCCATGGTGATGTGGTTCTCCAGCCGGTTCTCCGCCTCGCGGGGGCTGGACACCCAGTGCCTTGAGCAGCGCGCAATGCAGCGCACCGACCACGACGCGCTGTTCTCGTCGATCCTTGGCCTGATGCAGGTGAAGACCCAGGCCTACGATGCGACGCAGGACGTGTTCGCCCCCTGCCTGCGGTCGGCAGCACGCGCCTGA
- a CDS encoding UdgX family uracil-DNA binding protein (This protein belongs to the uracil DNA glycosylase superfamily, members of which act in excision repair of DNA. However, it belongs more specifically to UdgX branch, whose founding member was found to bind uracil in DNA (where it does not belong), without cleaving it, appears to promote DNA repair by a pathway involving RecA, rather than base excision.): MSRWSVRVDPPWSLTAWRDAARLALQRQVMPEQLDWLHGEGSGLLDAPALHHAPAEATATPAAAVPKAFVELAATCLCHRDPHRMSLLYRMLWRMTHGERGLLGNPTDPDVLRAMALAQAVRRDTHKMKAFVRFREVPGQQDAFIAWFEPEHHIVDRVAPFFERRFIGMRWAILTPYRSVRWDGQALAFGPGGKQADAPVEDAREELWRTYYANIFNPARLNTRMMQQEMPAKYWKHLPEASLLPTLVRDAGDRVQEMHDREAQAPQRRIPERSIPMRGPATARGDSLDGLRDAAANCRRCPLWEPATQTVFGEGPPDAQIMLVGEQPGDSEDLSGHPFVGPAGQLLNQALQELGIDRSTLYLTNAVKHFRFERRGKKRIHSKPQVTHINACRPWLMAEIEQVNPKVIVCLGASAARAVFGSGFNLTRDRGRWHTLEDGTRGFATVHPSWVLRQDPEKRDAGYQLFREDLRRLKEPPTS; the protein is encoded by the coding sequence ATGTCGCGCTGGAGTGTGCGGGTGGATCCGCCGTGGTCCCTGACCGCGTGGCGCGATGCGGCGCGGCTGGCATTGCAGCGTCAGGTGATGCCCGAGCAGCTGGATTGGCTGCACGGCGAAGGCAGCGGTCTGCTGGATGCCCCTGCGCTGCATCACGCGCCTGCGGAGGCCACTGCTACGCCGGCCGCAGCAGTGCCGAAAGCCTTCGTCGAGCTGGCCGCTACCTGCCTGTGCCATCGCGACCCGCACCGCATGTCGCTGCTGTACCGCATGCTGTGGCGCATGACCCACGGCGAACGCGGGCTGCTCGGCAATCCTACCGACCCGGACGTGCTGCGCGCGATGGCATTGGCCCAGGCAGTGCGCCGCGACACCCACAAGATGAAAGCCTTCGTGCGCTTCCGCGAAGTTCCCGGGCAACAGGATGCGTTCATTGCCTGGTTCGAGCCGGAGCACCACATCGTGGATCGGGTGGCGCCGTTCTTCGAGCGCCGATTCATCGGCATGCGCTGGGCGATCCTTACGCCCTATCGAAGTGTGCGTTGGGATGGCCAGGCGTTGGCGTTCGGCCCGGGTGGCAAACAGGCCGATGCACCCGTGGAAGACGCACGCGAAGAACTGTGGCGCACCTACTACGCCAACATATTCAATCCGGCGCGGTTGAACACGCGGATGATGCAGCAGGAAATGCCTGCGAAGTACTGGAAACACCTGCCCGAAGCGAGCCTGCTGCCCACGCTGGTGCGCGACGCGGGCGACCGCGTGCAGGAGATGCATGACCGCGAAGCACAGGCACCGCAGCGGCGCATTCCCGAACGCAGCATTCCCATGCGTGGCCCTGCCACGGCCCGTGGGGATTCGTTGGACGGCCTGCGCGACGCCGCCGCCAACTGCCGGCGCTGCCCGCTCTGGGAGCCCGCCACGCAGACCGTGTTCGGCGAAGGACCGCCAGACGCACAGATCATGCTGGTAGGCGAACAGCCGGGCGACAGCGAGGACCTGAGCGGTCACCCCTTCGTGGGCCCGGCCGGCCAGCTGTTGAACCAGGCGCTGCAGGAACTGGGCATCGACCGCAGCACGCTGTACCTGACCAACGCGGTGAAGCACTTCCGGTTTGAGCGGCGCGGCAAGAAGCGCATCCACTCCAAACCGCAGGTCACCCACATCAACGCCTGCCGCCCGTGGCTGATGGCGGAAATCGAGCAGGTCAACCCCAAGGTGATCGTGTGCCTGGGCGCCAGCGCCGCACGCGCGGTGTTCGGCAGCGGTTTCAACCTCACCCGCGATCGTGGCCGCTGGCACACGCTGGAGGATGGCACGCGTGGCTTCGCGACCGTGCATCCATCCTGGGTGCTACGGCAGGACCCTGAAAAACGCGACGCAGGCTACCAGCTGTTCCGCGAAGACCTGCGCCGGCTGAAAGAACCGCCCACCTCGTAG
- a CDS encoding ABC transporter ATP-binding protein, producing the protein MLEMRSVAKVFRTEQVETHALRSLDLHVREGEFVAVTGPSGSGKTTFLNIAGLLETFTSGTYLLDGQDVSKLGDDARSRLRNQKIGFIFQGFNLISDLNLFDNVDVPLRYRGMSASERKQRIEHALQQVGLGSRMKHYPSELSGGQQQRAAIARALAGSPRLLLADEPTGNLDTQMARGVMELLEEINAAGTTIVMVTHDPELAARAQRNVHIVDGQATDLVREPVLATPRVAVATVND; encoded by the coding sequence ATGCTTGAGATGCGCTCGGTCGCCAAGGTGTTCCGCACCGAACAGGTGGAAACCCATGCCCTGCGGTCGCTGGACCTGCACGTTCGCGAAGGCGAGTTCGTTGCCGTCACCGGTCCGTCCGGTTCGGGCAAGACCACCTTCCTGAACATCGCCGGCCTGCTGGAGACCTTCACCAGCGGCACCTACCTGCTCGACGGGCAGGACGTGAGCAAGCTCGGCGACGACGCCCGCAGCCGGCTGCGCAACCAGAAGATCGGCTTCATCTTCCAGGGCTTCAACCTGATTTCCGACCTCAACCTGTTCGACAACGTGGACGTACCGCTGCGCTACCGCGGCATGTCCGCCAGCGAGCGCAAACAGCGCATCGAACACGCACTGCAGCAGGTCGGCCTGGGCTCGCGCATGAAGCATTACCCGTCCGAGCTCTCCGGCGGCCAGCAGCAGCGCGCGGCGATCGCGCGTGCGCTGGCCGGCAGCCCGCGCCTGCTGCTGGCCGACGAACCGACCGGCAACCTGGACACCCAGATGGCACGCGGGGTGATGGAACTGCTTGAAGAGATCAACGCCGCCGGCACCACCATCGTCATGGTCACCCATGATCCGGAACTGGCCGCGCGTGCCCAGCGCAACGTGCACATCGTCGACGGCCAGGCCACCGACCTGGTGCGCGAACCGGTGCTGGCCACCCCGCGCGTTGCCGTTGCCACCGTCAACGACTGA
- a CDS encoding efflux RND transporter periplasmic adaptor subunit — protein sequence MIRDTSAQDQTFSTPATAAPWKRWLWPGIAALVVVLAIGFAARAWLGASRSFDSARVRIAEVKKGDLVRDLAADGKVIAANSPVLYAISAGTVDLKVVAGDVVKKDQELAVIDSPELRSKLAQEQATLAGLEAEASRSLLDATLARAKASKETDQANIERQAAERDLQRYQRGYDGGAVPQIDLAKANDTLKKADISLANAQTDARLQGQGADLDARNKRLLADRQRAVVDEVQRQVDALTLRAPFDGQVGQVQATQHTQVAANAPILGVVDLSRFEIEIKVPESFARDLSLGIPAQLTSGSGQPFAGEISAVSPEVVAGEVNARIRFTDKQPQGLRQSQRMQARVVLDTRRNVIKVERGPFVEQGNGQAYVMDGSTAVRRPVQLGVSSLGEVEILSGLQPGDRVVVSGSDLFGDAERVSIN from the coding sequence ATGATCCGCGACACTTCTGCCCAGGACCAGACCTTCTCCACCCCGGCCACGGCGGCACCGTGGAAGCGCTGGCTGTGGCCGGGCATCGCCGCCCTGGTCGTGGTGCTGGCGATCGGCTTCGCCGCCCGCGCCTGGCTGGGGGCCAGCCGTTCCTTCGACAGCGCCCGCGTCCGCATCGCCGAGGTCAAGAAAGGCGACCTGGTCCGCGACCTCGCCGCCGACGGCAAGGTGATCGCTGCCAACAGCCCGGTGCTGTACGCCATCTCCGCCGGTACCGTGGACCTGAAAGTAGTCGCCGGTGACGTGGTGAAGAAGGACCAGGAGTTGGCGGTGATCGACAGCCCCGAACTGCGCAGCAAGCTGGCCCAGGAACAGGCCACTCTGGCCGGCCTGGAAGCCGAAGCCAGCCGGTCGCTGCTCGACGCCACCCTGGCCCGCGCCAAGGCCAGCAAGGAAACCGACCAGGCCAACATCGAGCGCCAGGCCGCCGAGCGCGACCTGCAGCGCTACCAGCGCGGCTACGACGGCGGCGCGGTGCCGCAGATCGACCTGGCCAAGGCCAACGACACCCTGAAGAAGGCCGACATCTCCCTGGCCAACGCCCAGACCGACGCCCGCCTGCAGGGCCAGGGCGCCGACCTGGACGCGCGCAACAAGCGCCTGCTGGCCGACCGCCAGCGCGCGGTGGTGGACGAAGTGCAGCGCCAGGTGGACGCGCTGACCCTGCGCGCGCCGTTCGACGGCCAGGTTGGCCAGGTCCAGGCCACCCAGCACACCCAGGTGGCCGCCAACGCGCCGATCCTGGGCGTGGTCGACCTGTCGCGCTTCGAAATCGAGATCAAGGTGCCGGAAAGCTTCGCCCGCGACCTGTCGCTGGGCATCCCGGCGCAGCTCACCAGCGGCAGCGGCCAGCCATTCGCCGGCGAGATCAGCGCGGTGTCGCCCGAAGTGGTGGCCGGCGAGGTCAATGCCCGCATCCGCTTTACCGACAAGCAGCCGCAGGGCCTGCGCCAGAGCCAGCGCATGCAGGCCCGGGTGGTGCTCGACACCCGTCGCAACGTGATCAAGGTCGAACGCGGCCCGTTCGTGGAACAGGGCAACGGCCAGGCCTATGTCATGGATGGCAGCACCGCGGTGCGCCGTCCGGTCCAGCTGGGCGTCAGCAGCCTGGGCGAAGTGGAAATCCTCTCTGGCCTGCAACCCGGCGATCGGGTCGTGGTCTCCGGCAGCGATCTGTTCGGCGACGCCGAACGCGTGTCCATCAACTGA
- a CDS encoding CBS domain-containing protein: MNVRELLHSKKDAVVTIDVEDTIGAAAHKMSAHRIAALVVTRDDVPVRIISEKDIVRSLADDGPQAGRRVISTLPSAGLEGISPDASLKQAMALMTYSRHRHLMVTDGSRLVGILSLGDIVKNLLSELELEKAVLQDIYMAAH; this comes from the coding sequence ATGAACGTTCGCGAGCTTCTGCACTCCAAGAAAGACGCTGTAGTCACCATCGACGTTGAAGACACGATCGGCGCCGCCGCCCACAAGATGAGCGCGCACCGCATCGCCGCTCTGGTGGTGACCCGGGACGACGTGCCGGTCCGGATCATTTCCGAGAAGGACATCGTGCGCAGCCTGGCCGACGACGGCCCGCAGGCCGGTCGCCGAGTGATCTCCACATTGCCCTCGGCCGGCCTTGAAGGTATTTCGCCGGACGCGTCGCTGAAGCAGGCGATGGCGCTGATGACCTACTCGCGCCACCGTCATCTGATGGTGACCGACGGCAGCCGCCTGGTCGGCATCCTGAGCCTGGGCGACATCGTCAAGAACCTGCTCAGCGAGCTGGAACTGGAGAAAGCGGTGTTGCAGGACATCTACATGGCCGCGCATTGA
- the glmS gene encoding glutamine--fructose-6-phosphate transaminase (isomerizing), with the protein MCGIVGAIADRDVVPVLIEGLKRLEYRGYDSSGIAVLDRTQAQPDVRRVRRTGRVAEMEKAAAAEGFDATLGIGHTRWATHGGVTEANAHPHTSHGVALVHNGIIENHEAQRERLRGLGYVFESQTDTEVIAHLMHYNLKNGDSLLSALQRTVKELTGAYALAVMSRAEPDHFVCARMGCPLLVGLGEGENFVASDVSAVISATRNVIFLEEGDTADIRRDGVQVYDEHNLPVDRGVHQSDVSLASLELGPYRHFMQKEIHEQPRALGDTIEAAIDAGGFPAELFGKNAEGVLAGIEGVQIIACGTSYYAGLTARYWIEAIAGLPCSVEIASEYRYRAAYANPKHLIVTISQSGETLDTMEALKYAKSLGHLHTLSICNVPESAIPRASELVCYTRAGAEIGVASTKAFTTQLAALFQLTVVLGKLHGRIDAAQEAEYLEQLRFLPGSVQHALNMEPQIAAWAERFARKNSALFLGRGLHYPIALEGALKLKEITYIHAEAYPAGELKHGPLALVDEDMPVVVIAPNDSLLEKVKSNMQEVRARGGELFVFADQDSHFVESEGVHVIRTPRHAGVLSPVVHTIPVQLLAYHTALARGTDVDKPRNLAKSVTVE; encoded by the coding sequence ATGTGCGGGATTGTGGGAGCGATCGCAGATCGCGATGTGGTGCCGGTACTGATCGAGGGTCTCAAGCGCCTGGAATACCGCGGTTACGATTCGTCCGGCATCGCCGTGCTGGACCGGACCCAGGCCCAGCCGGACGTGCGCCGGGTGCGCCGCACCGGCCGCGTGGCCGAGATGGAGAAGGCCGCGGCCGCCGAAGGCTTCGACGCCACCCTGGGCATCGGCCACACCCGCTGGGCCACCCATGGCGGGGTCACCGAAGCCAATGCCCACCCGCACACCAGCCACGGCGTGGCACTGGTGCACAACGGCATCATCGAAAACCACGAAGCGCAGCGTGAGCGCCTGCGCGGCCTGGGCTACGTGTTCGAGTCGCAGACCGACACCGAAGTCATCGCCCACCTGATGCATTACAACCTGAAGAACGGCGACAGCCTGCTCTCGGCGTTGCAGCGCACGGTGAAGGAACTGACCGGCGCGTACGCGCTGGCGGTGATGAGCCGTGCCGAACCGGACCACTTCGTCTGCGCGCGGATGGGCTGCCCGCTGCTGGTTGGCCTGGGCGAGGGCGAGAACTTCGTTGCGTCCGACGTGTCGGCCGTGATCTCGGCCACCCGCAACGTGATCTTCCTGGAGGAGGGCGACACCGCCGACATCCGCCGCGACGGCGTGCAGGTGTATGACGAGCACAACCTGCCGGTGGACCGTGGCGTGCACCAGTCCGACGTGTCGCTGGCCTCGCTGGAGCTGGGCCCGTACCGCCACTTCATGCAGAAGGAGATCCACGAGCAGCCGCGCGCGCTGGGCGACACCATCGAAGCGGCGATCGACGCCGGTGGTTTCCCGGCCGAGCTGTTTGGAAAGAACGCCGAGGGCGTGCTGGCCGGCATCGAAGGCGTGCAGATCATCGCCTGCGGCACCAGCTACTACGCCGGCCTGACCGCGCGTTACTGGATCGAAGCCATCGCCGGGCTGCCCTGCAGCGTGGAGATTGCCAGCGAGTACCGCTACCGCGCCGCCTACGCCAATCCGAAGCACCTGATCGTCACCATCTCCCAGTCCGGCGAAACCCTGGACACGATGGAGGCGCTGAAATACGCCAAGTCGCTGGGCCACCTGCACACGCTGTCGATCTGCAACGTGCCCGAAAGCGCGATCCCGCGCGCCAGCGAGCTGGTCTGCTACACGCGCGCCGGTGCGGAAATCGGCGTGGCCTCGACCAAGGCCTTCACCACCCAGCTCGCGGCGCTGTTCCAGCTGACCGTGGTGCTGGGCAAGCTGCACGGTCGCATCGATGCCGCGCAGGAAGCGGAGTACCTGGAACAGCTGCGCTTCCTGCCGGGCAGCGTGCAGCATGCGCTGAACATGGAGCCGCAGATCGCGGCGTGGGCCGAGCGTTTCGCGCGCAAGAACAGCGCGCTGTTCCTCGGCCGTGGCCTGCATTACCCGATCGCACTGGAAGGTGCGCTCAAGCTCAAGGAAATCACCTACATCCATGCAGAGGCCTATCCGGCTGGCGAGCTCAAGCACGGTCCGCTGGCGCTGGTGGACGAAGACATGCCGGTGGTGGTGATCGCGCCCAACGACAGCCTGCTGGAGAAGGTGAAGTCCAACATGCAGGAAGTGCGTGCACGTGGCGGCGAATTGTTCGTGTTCGCCGACCAGGACAGCCACTTTGTGGAGTCGGAAGGTGTGCATGTGATCCGTACCCCGCGCCACGCTGGCGTGCTCAGCCCGGTGGTGCACACCATCCCGGTGCAGCTGCTGGCGTACCACACCGCGCTGGCACGCGGTACGGACGTGGACAAGCCGCGTAACCTGGCCAAGAGCGTCACGGTGGAGTAA
- a CDS encoding putative DNA modification/repair radical SAM protein, producing the protein METIRKLAVLADAAKYDASCASSGAGKRDSRASGGIGSTDGPGICHSYTPDGRCVSLLKILLTNFCIYDCAYCVNRVSSNVQRARFSVAEVVALTMDFYKRNYIEGLFLSSGIIRNADYTMEQMVEVARQLREEHRFGGYIHLKTIPEASPELLAAAGRYADRLSINIELPTEDGLSSFAPEKSLPSIRGAMGELRWRIEEAKEARAAAATTAVTPVTPAPAKPGKRRARAPKFAPAGQSTQMIVGADGASDQQILTSADNLYGNYRMRRVYYSAFSPIPDASSILPLQAPPLAREHRLYQADWLLRFYGYGVDEITDTTQGGMLDLDIDPKMAWAIRHPESFPVDLNRDSKEMLLRVPGLGVRNVKRVLMARRHVRLRVADVARLRAPMSKLLPFVQLADHHPRRALDDPAALRARLAPPPRQGSLFDAVAG; encoded by the coding sequence ATGGAAACCATCCGCAAGCTGGCCGTGCTGGCCGACGCCGCCAAGTACGACGCCTCCTGCGCTTCCAGCGGCGCCGGCAAGCGCGACTCTCGGGCCAGCGGCGGGATCGGCAGTACCGACGGACCCGGTATCTGCCACAGCTACACCCCGGACGGGCGCTGCGTGTCGCTGCTGAAGATCCTGCTGACCAACTTCTGCATCTATGACTGCGCCTACTGCGTGAACCGGGTCTCCAGCAACGTGCAACGCGCGCGTTTCAGCGTGGCCGAGGTGGTGGCGCTGACCATGGATTTCTACAAGCGCAACTACATCGAAGGCTTGTTCCTTTCCAGCGGCATCATCCGCAATGCCGACTACACCATGGAGCAGATGGTGGAAGTGGCGCGCCAGCTGCGCGAGGAGCACCGCTTCGGCGGCTACATCCACCTGAAGACCATTCCCGAGGCCTCGCCGGAACTCCTGGCCGCGGCCGGCCGATATGCGGATCGACTGTCGATCAACATCGAACTGCCTACCGAAGACGGGTTGTCCAGCTTCGCGCCAGAGAAGTCGCTGCCGTCGATCCGCGGTGCGATGGGCGAGCTGCGTTGGCGCATCGAGGAGGCCAAGGAAGCCAGGGCCGCTGCGGCGACGACGGCCGTCACGCCGGTCACCCCGGCCCCAGCCAAGCCAGGCAAGCGCCGCGCCCGCGCGCCGAAATTTGCGCCGGCCGGCCAGAGCACGCAGATGATCGTCGGTGCGGATGGCGCCAGCGACCAGCAGATCCTCACCTCTGCCGACAATTTGTACGGCAACTACCGCATGCGCCGGGTGTACTACTCGGCCTTCAGCCCGATTCCCGATGCCAGCAGCATCCTGCCGCTGCAGGCGCCACCGCTTGCGCGCGAGCATCGCCTGTACCAGGCCGACTGGCTGCTGCGCTTCTACGGCTACGGCGTGGACGAGATCACCGACACCACCCAGGGCGGCATGCTCGACCTGGACATCGACCCGAAGATGGCCTGGGCGATCCGGCACCCCGAAAGCTTCCCGGTGGACCTCAACCGGGATTCGAAGGAAATGCTGCTGCGCGTGCCCGGCCTGGGCGTGCGCAACGTGAAGCGGGTGCTGATGGCACGCCGCCACGTGCGCCTGCGCGTGGCCGACGTGGCTCGCCTGCGCGCGCCGATGAGCAAGCTGCTGCCGTTCGTGCAGCTGGCCGACCACCACCCGCGCCGCGCGCTGGACGACCCCGCGGCACTACGTGCGAGGCTGGCCCCGCCGCCGCGCCAGGGCTCCCTGTTCGATGCGGTGGCCGGCTGA
- a CDS encoding VOC family protein, with the protein METMELHRGRLIDHLQLIVRDLPASRRFYQAVFDTIGIPIAGEGDTYFWADELFISTADSDAAAGELTGRHHLAFQARDRATVDAFHKAALAAGGKDNGAPGERPYHPGYYAAFAIDPDGNNIEVVYHGPATYSADSVKVSF; encoded by the coding sequence ATGGAAACCATGGAACTGCACCGCGGCCGCCTGATCGACCACCTGCAATTGATCGTGCGCGACCTGCCCGCCAGCCGCCGCTTCTACCAGGCGGTGTTCGACACCATCGGCATTCCGATTGCGGGTGAAGGCGATACGTACTTCTGGGCCGACGAGCTGTTCATCTCCACCGCTGACAGCGACGCGGCCGCCGGCGAGCTGACCGGCCGCCATCACCTGGCCTTCCAGGCGCGCGACCGCGCGACGGTCGACGCTTTCCACAAGGCGGCACTGGCGGCCGGCGGCAAGGACAATGGCGCGCCCGGCGAACGCCCCTACCACCCGGGCTACTACGCCGCGTTCGCGATCGACCCGGACGGCAACAACATCGAAGTGGTGTACCACGGGCCCGCCACCTACAGTGCGGACTCGGTGAAGGTGTCGTTCTGA
- the gloA gene encoding lactoylglutathione lyase, with product MTLASLQSQPGVAAQPPAETTGFVFNHTMLRVKDAAASLDFYTRVLGFRLLDQRDFPEAQFSLYFLALLPAGTAVPEGDDARRTWMAGIPGVLELTHNHGTEIQDGAVYHDGNSDPRGFGHICVSVPDIHAACKRFDELKVPYQKRLEDGRMKHLAFIKDPDGYWVEIISNTPLA from the coding sequence ATGACCCTTGCCTCCCTGCAGTCCCAGCCCGGCGTGGCTGCCCAGCCGCCGGCGGAAACCACCGGTTTCGTGTTCAACCACACCATGCTGCGGGTCAAGGACGCCGCTGCATCGCTGGACTTCTACACCCGCGTGCTCGGCTTCCGCCTGCTCGACCAGCGCGATTTCCCTGAAGCCCAGTTCAGCCTCTACTTCCTGGCGCTGCTGCCGGCAGGCACCGCGGTTCCCGAAGGCGACGACGCCCGCCGCACCTGGATGGCCGGCATTCCCGGCGTGCTGGAACTGACGCACAACCACGGCACCGAGATCCAGGATGGCGCCGTGTACCACGACGGCAACAGCGACCCGCGCGGCTTCGGCCATATCTGCGTGTCGGTTCCGGACATCCATGCGGCGTGCAAGCGCTTCGATGAACTGAAGGTGCCGTACCAGAAGCGGCTGGAAGATGGCCGCATGAAGCACCTGGCCTTCATCAAGGACCCGGACGGCTATTGGGTGGAGATCATCTCCAACACGCCGCTGGCCTGA